Proteins encoded together in one Candidatus Hydrogenedentota bacterium window:
- a CDS encoding glycosyl hydrolase: MVPDSRMTPAAVAPFVDRFLSVAEGKCARLARKWMDGRGGMGAPVFTRAGKYTARGWTEWTQGFLFGGPLLVFDATGDRASLDAGIRGTLDRMAPHVSHTGVHDHGFNNVSTYGTLRRLILEGRVPDHGGMLAQCELALKVSGAVQAARWTATTETGGGYVYSFNGPHSLFCDTIRSCRSLVLAHQLGHALMGENDRPVSLLDRAAAHIRSTLAWNVFHGEGRDLYDVPGRVAHESLFNVNDGKYRCPSTQQGYSPFSTWTRGLAWVLLGCAEQLEWFSRPCVQFEGKAAFLREMERAARATADFYLCHSSADGIPFWDTGAPGLAAGVADYAGPSDPWDGPEPVDSSAAAISAQGLIRLGLRLGSRGSGYLRAGLGVSRTLFSPPYLSEAPKHEGLLLHSVYHRPRGWDYVPKGRRIPCGESSLWGDYHALELAVLVKRLARREPPATFFAGG, from the coding sequence ATGGTTCCGGATTCACGCATGACCCCCGCGGCGGTGGCGCCGTTTGTGGACCGCTTTCTCTCCGTCGCGGAGGGGAAATGCGCCCGCCTTGCGCGCAAATGGATGGACGGCCGCGGCGGCATGGGCGCGCCCGTGTTCACCCGCGCGGGCAAATACACCGCCCGCGGCTGGACCGAATGGACCCAGGGTTTCCTCTTCGGCGGCCCCCTGCTTGTCTTCGACGCCACGGGCGACCGCGCCTCCCTTGACGCCGGCATCCGGGGCACCCTGGACCGCATGGCCCCCCACGTCAGCCACACCGGCGTCCACGACCACGGCTTCAACAACGTCTCGACCTACGGCACCCTGCGGCGGCTGATCCTGGAGGGGAGGGTCCCGGACCACGGCGGCATGCTGGCGCAGTGCGAACTGGCCCTGAAGGTTTCGGGCGCGGTGCAGGCCGCCCGGTGGACCGCCACCACCGAGACCGGCGGCGGCTACGTCTACTCCTTCAACGGCCCCCACTCGCTTTTCTGCGACACCATCCGCTCGTGCCGGAGCCTTGTGCTCGCGCACCAGCTCGGCCACGCGCTCATGGGCGAGAACGACCGGCCCGTTTCCCTCCTTGACCGCGCCGCGGCGCACATCCGCAGCACCCTCGCGTGGAACGTCTTCCACGGCGAAGGGCGCGACCTCTACGACGTGCCGGGCCGGGTCGCCCACGAGAGCCTCTTCAACGTGAACGACGGGAAGTACCGCTGCCCCTCCACCCAGCAGGGCTATTCCCCCTTCTCCACCTGGACCCGGGGGCTGGCGTGGGTGCTCCTCGGCTGCGCCGAGCAGTTGGAGTGGTTCTCCCGGCCCTGCGTGCAGTTCGAGGGCAAGGCCGCCTTCCTCCGGGAAATGGAGCGCGCCGCCCGCGCCACGGCGGACTTCTACCTGTGCCACAGCTCCGCCGACGGCATCCCCTTCTGGGACACCGGCGCGCCGGGTCTGGCGGCGGGCGTCGCTGACTACGCGGGGCCTTCGGACCCGTGGGACGGGCCGGAGCCCGTGGACAGCTCCGCCGCCGCGATCTCGGCCCAGGGCCTGATCCGGCTCGGCCTGCGCCTGGGCAGCAGGGGAAGCGGCTATCTTCGGGCCGGTCTCGGCGTGTCCCGCACGCTGTTTTCGCCGCCCTACCTCTCCGAAGCCCCGAAACACGAGGGGCTCCTCCTCCACTCCGTCTATCACCGCCCGCGCGGCTGGGATTATGTTCCCAAAGGCCGGAGAATCCCCTGCGGCGAGTCCTCCCTGTGGGGGGATTATCACGCCCTCGAGCTGGCGGTTCTGGTCAAGCGGCTCGCCCGCCGGGAGCCCCCGGCCACGTTCTTCGCCGGAGGGTGA